The Sorangiineae bacterium MSr11367 genome window below encodes:
- a CDS encoding VOC family protein — protein MSTTTANGDIPKIFRVALEVSNIDEAARFYTELLGQAGKRHPGSRHYYDCGGVILSLLDVSAGGLPPTPGVKSLYLAVRNLDAIHARAQALGALAPYKVHGQPAADPVQRPWGERSFYVVDPWGNDLCFVEEGTLYT, from the coding sequence ATGAGCACGACGACCGCCAACGGCGACATCCCCAAGATTTTCCGTGTGGCCCTCGAGGTCTCGAACATCGACGAAGCCGCCCGCTTCTACACCGAGCTCCTCGGCCAAGCCGGCAAGCGCCACCCCGGCTCGCGCCACTACTACGACTGCGGCGGCGTCATCCTGTCGTTGCTCGACGTCAGCGCCGGCGGCCTCCCGCCCACGCCCGGGGTGAAGTCCCTGTACCTCGCCGTGCGCAACCTCGACGCCATCCACGCCCGCGCCCAGGCCTTGGGAGCACTGGCGCCCTACAAAGTGCACGGCCAACCGGCCGCCGATCCGGTGCAGCGGCCGTGGGGCGAGCGCTCCTTCTACGTCGTCGACCCCTGGGGCAACGACCTGTGCTTCGTCGAAGAGGGCACGCTGTACACATGA
- a CDS encoding DMP19 family protein → MWQSVEIHGDYDDLRAGLILATPGQVAVFAVRWCDHEVCNGGFHQLFYNSTGILFPEAVQGLQQIGATDYASFFSQAASLLPSADVPRDRDERIRLLERVPYELWKKQIKPVEDAYYALRRTGTTVERHAARYVEEHSEDFFDVEVLN, encoded by the coding sequence ATGTGGCAGTCCGTGGAGATCCACGGCGACTACGACGACCTACGCGCGGGACTGATCCTCGCGACGCCGGGTCAGGTCGCGGTCTTCGCCGTGCGCTGGTGCGATCATGAGGTCTGTAACGGCGGCTTTCACCAGTTGTTCTACAACTCCACGGGGATCCTCTTTCCAGAAGCCGTTCAGGGCTTGCAGCAGATCGGGGCCACCGACTACGCGAGCTTCTTCTCGCAGGCGGCCTCGCTCCTGCCGTCCGCGGACGTACCGCGAGATCGGGACGAGCGCATTCGGCTGCTCGAACGCGTGCCGTACGAGCTCTGGAAGAAACAGATCAAGCCCGTCGAAGACGCGTACTACGCGTTGAGGCGGACCGGGACCACGGTCGAGCGCCACGCGGCTCGGTACGTGGAGGAGCACTCCGAAGACTTCTTCGACGTGGAGGTCCTCAACTGA
- a CDS encoding DUF2809 domain-containing protein: MAMHPAHPSRLVAIAAAFIVLFAGLAVRAWAGGAFAKYAGVALYGSLVYTLVVTIAPRLSPWRAAGIALAFCWAIELGQLTGIPASLATRSKLARLVLGTTFNVPDLFWYAAGVAPVAGADKMLRSRTSETQAPR, from the coding sequence ATGGCCATGCACCCCGCCCATCCGTCCCGCCTCGTCGCCATCGCGGCGGCGTTCATCGTGCTCTTCGCTGGGCTCGCAGTCCGCGCATGGGCGGGAGGAGCCTTCGCCAAGTATGCCGGCGTCGCGCTCTACGGCTCGCTGGTCTACACGCTGGTGGTCACCATCGCACCGCGGCTCTCACCGTGGCGGGCCGCGGGCATTGCACTGGCCTTTTGCTGGGCCATCGAGCTCGGGCAACTTACCGGGATTCCGGCGTCGCTCGCGACGCGGAGCAAACTGGCTCGCCTCGTCCTAGGTACCACGTTCAACGTCCCCGACTTGTTCTGGTACGCCGCGGGCGTCGCGCCGGTGGCCGGCGCGGACAAGATGCTTCGCAGTCGCACGTCCGAAACGCAGGCGCCCCGGTGA
- a CDS encoding VCBS repeat-containing protein has product MDATDPRLRLEDVDGNGLDDLVQVGASGTSIWLNEGGQAFTNEHFVNLTANPMSWSEYIRTADINGSGTRDVFYGEANQYRYIDLTGGVRPWLLTRIANGMGKTTAIEYSTSTAMIPLSARGIRGWRYRSLGAES; this is encoded by the coding sequence GTGGACGCCACCGACCCGCGTTTACGGCTAGAAGATGTAGATGGCAACGGTCTCGACGATTTGGTGCAGGTCGGTGCGAGCGGTACGTCCATATGGCTGAATGAAGGTGGTCAAGCATTTACTAATGAGCATTTTGTGAACCTGACCGCGAATCCGATGTCATGGTCAGAGTACATTAGAACGGCTGACATCAACGGGTCGGGAACACGTGATGTCTTTTACGGCGAAGCTAATCAGTATAGGTACATCGACCTCACCGGGGGAGTGCGTCCTTGGCTTCTAACACGCATCGCGAACGGCATGGGGAAGACGACCGCCATCGAGTACTCGACGTCCACGGCGATGATCCCCCTCTCCGCCCGCGGCATCCGCGGATGGCGTTATCGTTCTCTCGGCGCAGAGTCATGA
- a CDS encoding metallophosphoesterase, whose amino-acid sequence MSERLSAGGWGTWERAGLGLLAAAVCSASAISACGGEDHSANNAGGEGAASPGVYEPPSEGPEPAADTNEAADEAPSVAAADIPTDANFKVAFIGDTASGEDFRTVLQLVKREAAQLVVVQGDLTYDGEAPPEWFSAIDAEINTAQTKIPYFVSKGNHDSGWSQIGSGLKSRMATWNIPSENNDPTKKNYSVVYKGLKIVMVSDSETSPSRATYVKDRLANDAHIWKICSWHKNQRATNVGPKSDEMGWTIYENCRAQGAIVAQGHSHTYSRSKTVTNDQSQTIDSSCNSAFDLCVAPGKHFFFDSSLGGHDMRPLNTTVASKPYWGSTYASSFGALFITFHVDGDPRKARGYFKTVDNVIIDPPASSGKTSFTITRAP is encoded by the coding sequence ATGAGCGAACGACTTTCCGCTGGTGGTTGGGGCACGTGGGAGCGCGCGGGGTTGGGGCTTTTGGCGGCGGCCGTGTGCTCGGCGTCGGCCATCTCCGCGTGCGGCGGTGAAGATCACTCCGCGAACAACGCGGGGGGCGAAGGCGCGGCCTCGCCGGGCGTGTACGAGCCTCCGTCCGAGGGGCCCGAGCCCGCGGCCGACACGAACGAAGCCGCCGACGAGGCGCCGAGCGTGGCGGCGGCGGACATCCCGACGGATGCCAACTTCAAGGTCGCCTTCATTGGCGATACGGCATCGGGCGAAGATTTTCGCACCGTCCTGCAGCTCGTGAAGCGCGAGGCGGCGCAGCTCGTGGTCGTACAGGGCGACCTCACCTACGACGGCGAGGCGCCGCCGGAATGGTTTTCCGCCATCGATGCGGAGATCAACACCGCGCAAACCAAGATTCCCTACTTCGTCTCGAAGGGAAACCACGACAGCGGCTGGAGCCAAATCGGCTCGGGGCTGAAGAGCCGCATGGCCACGTGGAACATCCCCTCGGAAAACAACGACCCCACGAAGAAGAACTACTCCGTCGTCTACAAGGGCCTCAAAATCGTGATGGTCTCGGACTCGGAGACGAGCCCCAGCCGCGCGACCTACGTCAAGGACCGCCTCGCGAACGACGCGCACATTTGGAAGATCTGTAGCTGGCACAAGAACCAGCGCGCCACCAACGTCGGCCCGAAGAGCGACGAGATGGGCTGGACCATCTACGAGAACTGCCGCGCCCAAGGTGCCATCGTTGCGCAGGGACACTCGCACACGTACTCGCGCAGCAAGACCGTGACGAACGATCAGAGCCAAACCATCGATTCGTCGTGCAACAGCGCGTTCGACCTTTGCGTGGCGCCGGGCAAGCACTTCTTCTTCGACAGCAGCCTTGGCGGGCACGACATGCGTCCGCTCAACACGACGGTGGCGAGCAAACCCTATTGGGGCTCGACCTACGCGAGCAGCTTCGGCGCCCTCTTCATCACGTTCCACGTCGATGGCGATCCCCGCAAGGCTCGCGGCTACTTCAAGACCGTCGACAACGTCATCATCGACCCGCCCGCCTCGAGCGGCAAGACGAGCTTCACCATCACCCGCGCTCCCTAA
- a CDS encoding hydrophobin family protein, translated as MKRLNTRYGSAVLSMAAFAAGAIACGGSAAEEGQAAQDVTPGAAMPGADLGMASHSEANTATVFASLWLFGKDTLTIGPMTVHRATHGGGGGVDHPFVDVDVRLGDLRVLRVEGAESNPKNTKSSTSVTADGQTNAGDVTMLNGLVVLRNLVAESKCEATATGRQCKGTMSVSELTVGGKKIPLLEIAPNTKLRVKSLLAIPGLDVKLPVDLELVLNEQLAWTDAVPSTNSLIVNVAHLSGAASIDGLVSLMVDVVEGGPSATVGEPVTQCNSGSLQCCNSIQSANSDAAGAMIPPNAGGLTGSLGLDCSPMNVLGTGSSGCNAQPACCSGDTYGTVTLACNPVALDL; from the coding sequence ATGAAGCGTCTAAATACGAGATATGGTAGCGCCGTTCTATCGATGGCGGCATTCGCCGCGGGGGCCATCGCTTGCGGAGGCAGCGCGGCCGAAGAGGGTCAGGCGGCGCAAGATGTCACGCCCGGGGCGGCGATGCCGGGTGCGGACTTGGGAATGGCATCGCATTCGGAAGCGAACACCGCGACGGTGTTTGCGAGCCTCTGGCTCTTTGGGAAAGACACACTGACGATTGGGCCGATGACGGTGCACCGCGCGACGCACGGCGGCGGCGGGGGAGTGGATCACCCCTTCGTGGACGTCGACGTGAGACTGGGCGACTTGCGGGTGCTCCGCGTCGAGGGGGCCGAGAGCAATCCGAAGAATACGAAGAGCAGCACTAGCGTGACTGCGGATGGGCAGACCAACGCGGGTGATGTCACGATGCTCAATGGGCTCGTCGTCTTGCGGAATCTCGTCGCTGAATCGAAGTGCGAGGCTACGGCGACGGGGCGGCAGTGCAAGGGGACCATGTCGGTCAGCGAGTTGACGGTGGGCGGGAAAAAGATCCCTTTATTGGAGATCGCGCCAAATACGAAATTGCGCGTGAAGAGTCTACTCGCGATTCCGGGTCTCGATGTGAAATTGCCCGTGGACCTCGAGCTCGTGCTGAACGAGCAGTTGGCCTGGACCGACGCCGTGCCGTCCACGAATTCGCTCATCGTCAATGTGGCCCATTTGTCGGGGGCGGCCAGTATCGACGGTCTCGTGAGCTTGATGGTCGATGTTGTGGAGGGCGGGCCATCGGCCACTGTCGGCGAACCGGTCACGCAATGCAACAGCGGCTCGCTTCAATGCTGCAATTCAATCCAGTCTGCAAACAGCGATGCTGCTGGAGCGATGATACCGCCAAACGCCGGGGGGCTCACTGGGAGCTTAGGCCTCGATTGCAGCCCGATGAATGTCCTCGGCACTGGCAGTAGCGGGTGCAACGCGCAGCCCGCGTGCTGCAGCGGCGACACCTACGGCACGGTCACGCTCGCCTGCAATCCCGTTGCACTTGACCTCTGA
- a CDS encoding YkgJ family cysteine cluster protein, with amino-acid sequence MKNFPGARYLNFRCTGCGNCCKDPLLPLTQDDISRIIERTGDSPSHIAQVVDKHAIHMDDEPEAFAMLRQGKRVLVLRHEQGRCIYLGDDNRCTIYTSRPLGCRIYPLDPEFNKKKKLRRLTLVQATECPYEMDGNVDTEPLYDLQQRYWKQHEDYNTKVAEWNRVQRRRRREGRAAQTAREFFTFLGLTDSEPSNKRRVPATTKSADSKSAAASSASPAKTRKAKAPAKTRATKSRTVAKQKRRTSR; translated from the coding sequence ATGAAAAACTTCCCTGGTGCCCGTTACCTGAATTTCCGTTGTACGGGGTGCGGCAATTGCTGCAAAGACCCGCTCCTGCCCCTCACGCAGGATGACATCTCTCGCATCATCGAGCGCACGGGCGACTCACCGAGCCATATTGCGCAGGTGGTCGACAAGCACGCCATCCACATGGATGACGAGCCCGAGGCGTTTGCGATGCTTCGCCAAGGCAAGCGCGTCCTGGTGCTTCGGCACGAGCAGGGGCGCTGCATCTACCTGGGCGACGACAATCGCTGCACCATCTACACGAGCCGCCCGTTGGGCTGCCGCATCTATCCGCTCGATCCGGAGTTCAACAAGAAGAAGAAGCTTCGGCGTCTCACCTTGGTGCAAGCCACCGAGTGCCCGTACGAGATGGACGGCAACGTCGACACCGAGCCGCTCTACGATCTGCAGCAGCGGTATTGGAAGCAGCACGAGGACTACAACACGAAGGTCGCCGAGTGGAACCGCGTGCAGCGTCGTCGCCGCCGCGAGGGGCGCGCCGCGCAGACCGCCCGTGAGTTCTTCACTTTTCTAGGCCTGACCGATTCGGAGCCGAGCAATAAACGCCGCGTGCCGGCGACAACGAAGAGCGCCGACTCCAAGAGCGCCGCTGCGTCGTCCGCGAGCCCTGCAAAAACGCGAAAAGCCAAAGCCCCGGCGAAGACGCGTGCCACGAAGTCGCGAACGGTCGCGAAGCAAAAACGTCGCACCAGTCGGTAG